The Pseudomonas sp. IAC-BECa141 genome contains the following window.
GACAAGGTCAGCAGCACGAAAATCGCGATGAAGATCAAAGTCAGCACCGGTGCGCTTTTGGCTTCCACCGGCGAGCCGAACAGGATCGAGCACAACGACAACAGCACAAACGCCGCCGTGGTTGTGTTGACGGTTTCCCAGCCCAGGCGCGACATCAGCGACACCAGCGTCGGGCCGATATTGCCGCGCACCCCGAAGATCGCCCGCGACAGGGTCAGGCTCGGCGCACGACCGCGACGGCCGGCAATCGAGATGATCCCCACTACCGCGAACGAACCGGCAGCGCCGAGGATCGCGACAATGATCGCCTGCCAGATCGCCAGGCCGCGAAACGCAACCAGCGTGGCGCCCAGCGGCAGGCCGAGGATGGAAATATTGGCAGCAAACCAGACCCAGAACAGTTGCAGCGGATGGCCGTTGCACTCGCCTTCCGGCACCGGTTCGATGCCCCGGGTTTCCAGTTGCCCGACACTTTGCCCGGCGTTCGATGAACTCATGAAAAATGCTCCTGTTTGCCTTTATTGTGGTTGTGGCAATGACGCAGAACGACTAGACATCCCGCCCTTCCTGGGCCTGTCTGCGCGATCCATTGCGGGTGATTATTCAAGACTTGTGGTGCACCCATCGCTGGCAAGCCAGCTCTCACAGGTTCGAAGCGAACCTTGAGATTGCACTGTCCCTGTGGGAGCGAGCTTGCTCCGGGCGGCGATCCGACGAAGGCGTCAGTTCAATCAGCGCAAGGCCAACAGCCCTGTCACCAACGGCTCAAGCTCCAGATCGTTGACGGCCTTCACCGTTTCAATCATCGGTGCCGGCCAGCTCTGCAGGCCCAGGCAGGCCCCGAGCATGGCGCCGAGAATCGCGGCGATGGTGTCGGTGTCCCCCCCCAGGCTCGCGGCCATGCACAGCGCATCGAACGGCGTCATTTCACCGACCGCGACTTGCTGCGCGAGGGCGAACGAGACCACCACCGATTCCTGCGAGGCCACCGAGGTGCCGATCACGTCGTACAGCAGATCCGCGAGCAACACCGGATCGCTCTCGACACTGATGCTGCGCGCCCAACTGATCCGCGACGCGATGCGCCCGCCGGCCACCCAGTGCCCGTGCGCTTCCGCTTGCTGGGCAATCTGTTGACCGAGGTTCAGCGCCTCGCCCAGATCCAGGCCGTTGATGCCGGCCGAGACCACCGCCGCCACCGCCGCCGCGCTGGAAATCCCCAGTGTGGTGTTGTGAGTGACCTGACACGCTTGCACCACCGCCGCGATAAAGCGCTCGGGGTTGGCGACATCCGCCGCGATTCCCACCGGGGTGATGCGCATCGCTGCGCCGTTGGTGGTCCCATAGCGCCCGGCCTCTTCCGGCGAATGGCCGGCGAGGATCATTTCGATCGCACGTTTGGTCGACGGGCCGAGCAAGTCCTGCGAGCCCTTGGCCTGCATCTCGGCTTCCCATTCGATCAGCCGTTGCGCCAGCACCGCCGGCTCGATCCGGCCGCGACCTTCGACCAGCAATTCGCCGACCAGAATCGCCTGTTCGGTGTCATCGGTGATCGAGCCCTTGGGCATGTTCGCGGCAATCGGTTGCAACGGGCCGGCGTCTTGCAGATCGGTGATCTGGCCGAAGCGCTGCCTGATGGTTTCGCGGTTCAGGGATTGCGTCGGCATCCCCAGCGCATCGCCGAGGGCCAGGCCGTAAAACGCGCCCAAGGCACGGTCAAGGGCGGTCATTTCGATTCTCCGAATTGCAGGTGCAGACGAAAATGCACCGGGTCGAGCAGGCTTTCGACCTGTTCCATGAAACGGTTCTGCCGGTCGTAGGTGGTGCGCAATGCCTTGAGGAACACCGTGCCTTCCGGACGACCGAGCAGTTCGGCGTCCACCGCGTTGAGCGGTTCGGCGCCGATCCATTGATCGCCGCGCTCGCCGATATAGCCGTAAGCGGCCAGGGTGATGGTCAGGGAATTGTCGATCAGGCCGACCCGCGGCAAGCTTTCCAGGCCTCCGGAGGCGGGCATCAGAGAGCGTTCAAGGGACACCGCCGTGCCATCGTTGGAACGGCGGCGACGTTCGAGAAGAATGAATTGATCGGAGCCGAAACGCGCAAGCAGATCCGCGCGAGTCACGGCTTCCAGACGCAACACGTCGGTATTGATCATCGCCCCGCTGTCGGCCAGGGCCTGGGCCCAGCCGCTGCGCTGATCGAGCACCATCCCGTCAAATGTGACGATCGAGCCGACCCCGCTTTGCGTGGCGATGTAATTGCGCCGCTTCAATTCGGCCAGCGCTTCGCGCAACGTGCCTCGGCTGACGTTGAATTCCTGAGCCAACTGATGCTCGCCAGGCAACAGAAAGCCGTCCTCCATGAGGCCGCTTTCGATGCGTCGGACGAGTTCGTCGACCACCCGTTGTTTCTTGTCAAATCGTACCTGTCTAATCATGTACAAATTGATAACCGAAACAAGACAGGACGAGCAAGGAGTATTTATCCGGGAGTGACGGAAGGTTCGTTAGAAAAGGTGAACTGTGGGAGCTGGCTTGCTCGCGATAAGGCCTGCGCATCCGACATCAACGTGCCGGATCTACCGCTATCGCGAGCAAGTTCGCTCCCCACAGGGTATTGCGGATTACCGTTGCTTGAGTCGGTCGATAACCACAGCCAACAGCAGAATCGAACCCCGAATCACATACTGATAAAACGTGTCGATATTCTTCAGGTTCATCGCATTCTCGATAATCGCCAGAATCAACACCCCGGCAATCACATGCCGGATCATCCCGATCCCGCCGCTCAACGAAACCCCGCCCAGCACGCAAGCCGAAATCACCGTCAGCTCGAAACCCTGCCCGATCATCGGTTGCCCGGACGTCATCCGCGACGCCAGAATCACCCCCGCCAGCGCACCGATTACACCATGCACCGCGAAGATGATGATCTTCGTGCGATCAACATTCACCCCCGCCAGCAGAGCCGCTTCCTGGTTGCCACCGATGGCCATGGTGTTGCGCCCGTAGGTCGTGTAGTTCAGCAACCAGCCGAAAAACAGGAAGCAGACAATGGTGATCAGGATCGGCACCGGCACGCCGAACAACTGGCCGTTACCGAACACGAAGAACGATTCCTGGGACACCCCCACCGCTTTGCCATTGGCAAAAATGTAAGCCAGGCCACGGACGATCTGCATGGTCGCCAGCGTCGTGATCAGCGCATTGACCCGCAACTTGGCGATCACAATGCCGTTGATCAAGCCGACGATCAGGCCCATCACCAGCGCGGCGCTGACGCCGAGGAACACGCTGTTGGTATCGCGCATCACCACCGCCGCAACCACCCCGGCGCAGGCAATCACCGAGCCTACCGACAAGTCGAAATGCCCCGACGCCAGGCAGTACAACATGGTGCATGCCGCGATGCCGGTGGTGGAAATCGCCAGGCCCAGGCCACGCATGTTCAGCGGCGAGAGGAAGTTGTCGATCAGCAAAGTGCAGGCGAGAAAAATCCCCACCGCCGCCAGCAACATGACCCAGTCATCGAGGAAGCGCCGCATATCCAGAGGTTTGCGCGCGGTCGGCAGGGTTTCGTTTTGGGTTGTCATCATAGTCACCTCTCAGTTCGCCACGCCGTCAGCGCGGTGGCGCGGCAAAGCCAGTTGCAGCAGGTTGGATTCGTTGGCCTGGTCGCGGCTGACTTCGCCACGCAGGGCGCCCTCGCACAGCACCAGAATGCGGTCGGAAATGCCCATCACTTCCATCAGATCGCTGGACACCACGATTACCGAAATACCATCGGCGGCCAGGTTATGGATGATCTGGTAGATCTCGGCCTTGGCGCCGATGTCGATGCCCCGGGTCGGCTCGTCGAGCAGCAGGACTTTCATCGGCATCGACAGCCAGCGGCCGAGAATCGCCTTCTGCTGATTGCCGCCGGACAGGAACTTGATCTGTTGCCCGGCGTGGGGCGTTTTCACTTTCAGGGCCTTGATCTGTTTGTCGGCGTTGCCCTTTTCCCAGATCCCGCGCAGCAGGCAACCGAGCCCGGAGTTCGCGCCGCGCGCGCTGATGTTGATGTTTTCGGCGACGCTCGCCAGCGGAATGATGCCTTCCTTCTTGCGGTCCTCCGGGCACAGCAGAATCCCGGCGGCGATCGCATCGCGAGGCGACCGCAGCTTCAGTTCATGGCCGCGCAATTCCAGGCGTCCGGCGGTGTTTCGCTCCAGACCGCTGAGCAGCCGGAACAACTCGGTGCGCCCTGCCCCGACCAGCCCGAACAGGCCCAGAATCTCGCCTTTGTGCGCATCGAAACTGATCGGCTCCCGCAGGCCCGGGCCGAGCAAACCATCGACTCTCAGCGCCACGGCACCGCGCGGGCGGCCGCGATAATCGTAGATGTCCTGAATGTCGCGCCCGACCATGCAGGTCACCAGTTGATCGTGGGTCAGCTGGCTCATGTCGTCGAAAGTGCGCACGTAGCGACCGTCCTTGAACACCGTCACCGCGTCGCAGATACGGAACACTTCCTCCATGCGATGGGAGACGTAGAGCACCACTTTGCCCTCGTCGCGCAGTCGGCCGATGATCGCCATCAAGCGGTCGATTTCCCGCGCCGAGAGACTGCTGGTCGGTTCGTCGAAAGCAATCACATGGGCGCCACGGGACAGTGCCTTGGCGATTTCGACCAGTTGTCGCTGGCCGAGGGACAGGCGTCCGACCTTGGTCTGCGGGTCGATTTCATCGGCCAGACCCTTGAGACAAGCCAAGGCCTGCTGACGCAGCGCGCCGCGATTGATCAAGCCGAAACTGGCCGGCAGATGACCGAGGAACAGGTTCTCGGCCACGGTCATTTCCGGCACCAGATGCAGCTCCTGGTGAATCACCGCCACGCCGCTGCCGATGCTGTCGGCAGTGCACTTGAAGGCCATCGTCCGCTCGCCGATCTGCAACTCGCCGCTGCTCGGGATGTAGGCGCCGCCGAGGATTTTCAGCAGGGTCGATTTGCCGGCGCCGTTCTCGCCCATCAGGGCGTGAACCTGCCCCGGGTGCGCGACGAAACTGATGCCGTCCAGCGCCTTCACGCCCGGAAAGGTCTTGCCGATCCCGTTGAAACGCAGGCTGCCACTGGCGCTGTGTTCTTGTGTCTGTACTTGCGCGTGCATTTAAGCCACCTCATCACACCGTTCAAGCGGCCCGGCTGCCCGGGCCGCCGCTGCCGTCAGTTCCACAGGCCGATCTTCTCCAGCTCCTGCTTGAAGTTGTCGCGGGTGATCAGAGTGACGTCGTCCATCGCGGTGTACTTCGGTGGTTCCTTGCCGGTGGTGACCCACTCAAACATCATCTCGGCAGTCTTGTAGCCTTCGATGTGCGGGCTCGGCAGCATCGAACCGTAGAAGCCGCTGTTGGGCTTTTTCAGCTCGCCGATGGCGTCGGTGCCGTTGATGCCGATACCGATCACGTTGGCGGCGGCAAACCCGGCGGCTTCGGTGGCGCGCACGCCGCCCAGCACGGTGTTGTCGTTCATACCGCCGATGATCAGGTTCTTCGCCGCGCTCGGCAGCTTGACCAGCGCCGAGTTGGTGGCGTCCATGCTGCCCGGTACGTCGAGGGTTTTCAGGGCGGCGGTCAGGATGTGCTCTTTCGGCAAGCCGGCGTCTTCGAGCGCTTTCATCGAACCGTCGGTGCGTTTCTTGCCGGTGTCGAGTTCGTTGTAGGTGTTGACCACCGCGTAGGTGTCCTTCCAGTCCCAGTTACGCTTTTTCGCCTCGGCGGCCATGGCAGCGCCCTGCTTCTGGCCGACTTCGAACGCGGCCATGCCGAGGTACGGCACGTCTTCCATGAACTTGCCATTGGCGTCGACAAAACGGTCGTCGACGGCAATGACTTTCAGATCATTGAGCTTGGCCTTCGCCATGATCGCAGGGCCGAGGGACACGTCCGGCGGGCAGATGACGAAGCCCTTGGCGCCGTTGGCCGCAAGGCTGTCGATGGCCGAGAGGGTTTTCTCGCCGTCCGGCACGGCGATCTTGATCAGCTCGAAGCCTTTGTCCTTGGCAGCTTTCTCGGCGAAGGCCCATTCAGTCTGGAACCATGGCTCTTCGGCCTGCTTGACCAGGAAACCGATTTTCACAGGGTCAGCGGCCAGCAGCGAACTGCTCAGGCTGAACGCAGTAACCGCCAGCGCGGTACTGCAAAGGGTACGAATCCCGAAACGACGTTTCATAAGCAGACTCCTTGTTATTTTTCTTGAGCGTTATTTGAAAAGCGTTACAGCGGTCGAAGCGTTTGCCGCAAATCATGACGACAATAGTCATATCGTATGATGATTGGATTTCAGGCAGACGTTCCCGCCTGAAATCCGCTTTTTCAGTCGTGGTACATCACCGAGCGACCACCATCGATGGTGATGCACGAGGCGTTGATGAACGGCGCTTCGTCGCTGGCCAGGAACACGGCGGTCATCGCCACTTCAATCGGCTGACCGATGCGTTTCGGTGGATGCAGATCAAAGGCGCGCTGGCGTTCGGCGTGCGGATCGGCGAAACCGTTCCAGTAATCGACGTTGAGCTGGGTCTCGATGTAGCCAGGGGCAATGGCGTTGACGCGAATGCCCTTCGGCGCGTACTCGATGCCCAACGCGCGGGTCAGTCCGAGCAAGCCGTGCTTGGCCACCGGGTACGGGAAGCAGCCGGGAATGATATTCGTGGAATGGGTCGAGGCAATATTGATGATGCTGCCGATGCCTTGCTCGATCATCTGCGGCAGCACGGCCTTGCAGCCATACCAGGCGCCGTCGAGGTCGATGGCGAAACAGCGTTTCCAGTCTTCTTCGGTCATCTCCAGCGGATCGCGGAACACGTTGACCCCGGCGCAGTTGACCAGCACGTCGATACGACCGTGCAGTTCGATGGCCAGTCTGGCCATGGCGTGCAGATCCTCCTGACGCGATACGTCGGCCTTGATCGCTTGCACATCGGCGCCCTGCTCGCGCCAGTGTGCGGCGACTTTCTCGACCTTTTCAGCCTGGATATCGCTGATCACCAGTTTGGCCTGCTGGGAGGCGAAGGTTGCGACGATCGCTTCGCCGATGCCTTGGGCGGCGCCGGTCAGCAACACAACCTTGTTTTT
Protein-coding sequences here:
- a CDS encoding ADP-ribosylglycohydrolase family protein, with the protein product MTALDRALGAFYGLALGDALGMPTQSLNRETIRQRFGQITDLQDAGPLQPIAANMPKGSITDDTEQAILVGELLVEGRGRIEPAVLAQRLIEWEAEMQAKGSQDLLGPSTKRAIEMILAGHSPEEAGRYGTTNGAAMRITPVGIAADVANPERFIAAVVQACQVTHNTTLGISSAAAVAAVVSAGINGLDLGEALNLGQQIAQQAEAHGHWVAGGRIASRISWARSISVESDPVLLADLLYDVIGTSVASQESVVVSFALAQQVAVGEMTPFDALCMAASLGGDTDTIAAILGAMLGACLGLQSWPAPMIETVKAVNDLELEPLVTGLLALR
- a CDS encoding GntR family transcriptional regulator, whose translation is MIRQVRFDKKQRVVDELVRRIESGLMEDGFLLPGEHQLAQEFNVSRGTLREALAELKRRNYIATQSGVGSIVTFDGMVLDQRSGWAQALADSGAMINTDVLRLEAVTRADLLARFGSDQFILLERRRRSNDGTAVSLERSLMPASGGLESLPRVGLIDNSLTITLAAYGYIGERGDQWIGAEPLNAVDAELLGRPEGTVFLKALRTTYDRQNRFMEQVESLLDPVHFRLHLQFGESK
- the araH gene encoding L-arabinose ABC transporter permease AraH; the protein is MTTQNETLPTARKPLDMRRFLDDWVMLLAAVGIFLACTLLIDNFLSPLNMRGLGLAISTTGIAACTMLYCLASGHFDLSVGSVIACAGVVAAVVMRDTNSVFLGVSAALVMGLIVGLINGIVIAKLRVNALITTLATMQIVRGLAYIFANGKAVGVSQESFFVFGNGQLFGVPVPILITIVCFLFFGWLLNYTTYGRNTMAIGGNQEAALLAGVNVDRTKIIIFAVHGVIGALAGVILASRMTSGQPMIGQGFELTVISACVLGGVSLSGGIGMIRHVIAGVLILAIIENAMNLKNIDTFYQYVIRGSILLLAVVIDRLKQR
- the araG gene encoding L-arabinose ABC transporter ATP-binding protein AraG; this encodes MHAQVQTQEHSASGSLRFNGIGKTFPGVKALDGISFVAHPGQVHALMGENGAGKSTLLKILGGAYIPSSGELQIGERTMAFKCTADSIGSGVAVIHQELHLVPEMTVAENLFLGHLPASFGLINRGALRQQALACLKGLADEIDPQTKVGRLSLGQRQLVEIAKALSRGAHVIAFDEPTSSLSAREIDRLMAIIGRLRDEGKVVLYVSHRMEEVFRICDAVTVFKDGRYVRTFDDMSQLTHDQLVTCMVGRDIQDIYDYRGRPRGAVALRVDGLLGPGLREPISFDAHKGEILGLFGLVGAGRTELFRLLSGLERNTAGRLELRGHELKLRSPRDAIAAGILLCPEDRKKEGIIPLASVAENINISARGANSGLGCLLRGIWEKGNADKQIKALKVKTPHAGQQIKFLSGGNQQKAILGRWLSMPMKVLLLDEPTRGIDIGAKAEIYQIIHNLAADGISVIVVSSDLMEVMGISDRILVLCEGALRGEVSRDQANESNLLQLALPRHRADGVAN
- a CDS encoding substrate-binding domain-containing protein, yielding MKRRFGIRTLCSTALAVTAFSLSSSLLAADPVKIGFLVKQAEEPWFQTEWAFAEKAAKDKGFELIKIAVPDGEKTLSAIDSLAANGAKGFVICPPDVSLGPAIMAKAKLNDLKVIAVDDRFVDANGKFMEDVPYLGMAAFEVGQKQGAAMAAEAKKRNWDWKDTYAVVNTYNELDTGKKRTDGSMKALEDAGLPKEHILTAALKTLDVPGSMDATNSALVKLPSAAKNLIIGGMNDNTVLGGVRATEAAGFAAANVIGIGINGTDAIGELKKPNSGFYGSMLPSPHIEGYKTAEMMFEWVTTGKEPPKYTAMDDVTLITRDNFKQELEKIGLWN
- a CDS encoding SDR family oxidoreductase; protein product: MAEPLSLPPVPEPPKGERLKNKVVLLTGAAQGIGEAIVATFASQQAKLVISDIQAEKVEKVAAHWREQGADVQAIKADVSRQEDLHAMARLAIELHGRIDVLVNCAGVNVFRDPLEMTEEDWKRCFAIDLDGAWYGCKAVLPQMIEQGIGSIINIASTHSTNIIPGCFPYPVAKHGLLGLTRALGIEYAPKGIRVNAIAPGYIETQLNVDYWNGFADPHAERQRAFDLHPPKRIGQPIEVAMTAVFLASDEAPFINASCITIDGGRSVMYHD